A window from Candidatus Binataceae bacterium encodes these proteins:
- a CDS encoding HAD hydrolase-like protein: MVPAVRPTIDTILFDLDGTLTDSGAGIVRSVRYALEAVGMPATDDDDLLWCVGPPLRENIARLLPGAESTLVERAIDHYRERYDRTGYLENKVYDGIHDVLATLGREHRLILTTAKMLDVAETVLDAFELRRHFVGVYGSHRDGTFSDKRELLAHVIETHRLSSATTALVGDREHDMIAARYHRMTAIGAGYGYGSRAELINAGAHVICETPREIVSAIEALRTSHD; this comes from the coding sequence ATGGTTCCGGCGGTGCGCCCGACGATCGATACGATTCTCTTCGACCTCGACGGCACGCTGACGGACTCAGGCGCCGGCATCGTGCGATCGGTTCGTTACGCGCTTGAAGCGGTGGGAATGCCTGCGACGGATGATGACGATTTGCTATGGTGCGTCGGACCTCCCTTGCGCGAGAACATCGCTCGCCTCCTGCCGGGCGCGGAGAGCACGCTGGTCGAGCGCGCTATCGACCATTATCGCGAGCGCTACGATCGGACCGGCTATCTCGAAAACAAGGTTTACGACGGCATCCACGATGTGCTCGCGACGCTCGGCCGCGAACACCGACTTATTTTGACGACGGCGAAGATGCTCGATGTCGCCGAGACCGTGCTCGATGCGTTCGAACTGCGCCGCCACTTCGTGGGAGTGTACGGCAGCCATCGCGACGGCACCTTTTCCGACAAGCGCGAGCTGCTCGCGCATGTTATCGAGACGCATCGGCTATCGAGCGCAACGACCGCGCTGGTCGGCGATCGCGAACACGACATGATCGCCGCGCGATATCACCGCATGACCGCGATCGGCGCCGGTTATGGTTATGGCTCACGTGCCGAGTTGATCAACGCCGGCGCGCACGTCATCTGCGAGACTCCCCGCGAAATCGTAAGCGCCATCGAGGCACTGAGAACGTCGCACGACTGA